One Vallitalea pronyensis genomic region harbors:
- a CDS encoding DUF2953 domain-containing protein codes for MSVVWFIIKIILWIILSLILLILGLLTFILCAPIRYKVSGEKYEDMKLNVVVTWLCHIISVRYSLENGGKVTVKVFGKIINGEKKEKKKKVKRRRSANNNKRKHPSKSKKDNKLKNNALSNEVVSETPIRQENTEEKIEEDKAKEGTVVKDDKIVTEETIVDVKQADDNVTKQGNAQSVHSEETDAKIKEHRRRKEQKQSKKRKKDNKKDKANQGSIWDKFKRIRSFWQDENNKKVIKFVKKRILLMLKHILPRKFHAKVIIGTGDPATTGYIVGAASILYTVTGDKLQVVPHFSESTIQGDIYVKGRIYLIILVGHALRIILNKRVRQLYKTIKS; via the coding sequence ATGTCAGTGGTTTGGTTCATCATAAAAATCATATTGTGGATTATACTTAGTCTCATTCTGCTGATATTAGGCTTATTGACGTTTATTTTATGTGCACCTATTCGCTATAAAGTATCTGGAGAAAAGTATGAGGACATGAAGCTTAATGTAGTTGTCACATGGTTGTGCCATATTATTTCAGTGCGATATAGCTTAGAAAATGGGGGCAAGGTTACCGTTAAGGTTTTTGGGAAAATTATAAACGGTGAAAAGAAAGAGAAAAAAAAGAAAGTAAAAAGAAGAAGAAGTGCAAACAATAATAAGCGTAAACACCCGTCAAAAAGCAAGAAAGATAATAAGCTTAAAAATAATGCTTTATCCAATGAAGTGGTCAGTGAAACACCTATACGACAGGAAAATACGGAAGAAAAGATAGAAGAAGATAAAGCAAAAGAAGGTACCGTTGTAAAAGACGATAAAATCGTCACAGAAGAGACAATTGTTGATGTTAAGCAAGCAGATGACAATGTCACAAAACAAGGGAATGCCCAGTCTGTCCATTCTGAAGAGACTGATGCTAAGATTAAAGAGCATAGAAGGCGCAAAGAGCAAAAACAGTCAAAAAAAAGGAAGAAGGACAACAAGAAAGATAAAGCTAATCAAGGGAGTATATGGGATAAATTTAAACGTATTCGCTCCTTCTGGCAAGATGAAAATAATAAAAAAGTCATAAAGTTTGTAAAAAAACGAATACTACTTATGTTGAAACATATCCTGCCGCGTAAGTTTCATGCTAAAGTAATCATTGGTACAGGTGATCCTGCCACAACAGGATACATTGTAGGAGCAGCAAGCATACTATATACAGTAACAGGTGATAAATTGCAGGTTGTGCCTCATTTCAGTGAATCAACCATACAAGGTGATATTTACGTAAAAGGAAGAATCTATTTGATCATACTTGTAGGGCA